The Bacillus thuringiensis region GGTACATAAAAATTCTTTGATACCAACATAGACTACAGGGAACATAACCCTTTACTTCACTAAAATATAAACTCCCTATCGTAGCTACTAGTGAAACAAGAAAAGAAAAATATATCATATATATACTCCTTTAAAAAATCAAATTAATTTTATTCTGCCAAAAATGACTTTAATTCAGATTTAGATTGGATCCCTTCTACCCGGTTCATTTCTTCCCCATTTTTATATTTTAGTAGCGTGGGTGTTTTTTGAATGTTATTTTTTTTCAAAAATTCAATATCCATATTTTCTTCTGACTCCATATTTATAGCAAATACCTTTTTCTTATCTTCTTTAATCACTTCATTTAATGATGGCTTAGTAGTTTGGCATGCTGTACAGCTAGTTTTGTAAACGTAAATATAAAAATTATCTTTTGTGTTTATTTTACCTTTATATTCCTTCATATCGATATTAGTATAATTAGGTTTATCTAAGTCTTTTGAAGTGAAAATAAAAAAGAGAGAACCTATACTTATTAGAATAACTAAACTGGAAAACAGGATTTTTTTTGACATTTTATTCACCTCTAATTTAATTGTTTCTCTAATTCTCTTTGCATTTCGAAGATGGATTTTTCTCTAAAAATAAATTTCTTATCATATTTTGTTATATACTCAGGATTATGTGTAATAAAAATTATTATCGAATTTAAACCTAATAAAGCATCATAAATTTTCACGAAATTATCAGGATCTACATTACTAAGTGATTCATCTAAAATTAAAACACTTGGTTTGTGAAGAATTGCTCTAGCAAGGCATAATCGCTGTTTTTGTCCCGTAGATAAATTGGAATTACTATCATTTATTACGAAATTAAAACCTTTAGGGAGTGAAGTGATTACATCATAAATTTGTGCAATTTGACAAGCCTTTATAATTTCATCTTCAGTAAAATATTCTCCCATACATATATTTTCTTTAATTGTATTTTTGAAGAGAAATGGATTTTCATTTAAATAAATAAGTTCCTTTCTTAAACTATTATCATTAATTTCATTAATATCAACACCATTAATATATATTTGTGAGGCGTTAGTTTGATAGAGTTTGTTTAATAATTTAGAAAACGTAGTTTTTCCTGAACCACTTTCACCAATTAAAATAACTTTTTCGTTATTAGAAATATTCATATTAACATTTTTAATAATACAGTGATCATTAATATTAAAGTTTAAATTGTCTATAGAAATGTCTTTAATCCTTGTAATATCTGTCTGAGGCTTATTTTGAATTACTGGATAATTCATTAAATCAGTCAATCTATCCTTAGCGACAAGTGATTTTTGGATTTCTCCTTGCAATTCAATTAATCCTGTTAGAGAGCTTAGCATAAACATAGTTAAAGAGTTTATAAAAAGTAAATCCCCTAATGATATAGTATCCGCCATAATCTGTTTAGCACCAACATATAATAATATGATAGAAAATGAAGTCTGAACAAGTTTTTTTAGTCCATTATTATTTGTTATTGTAACTGCTTCTTTTAACGCCGCATTAAGTTCCCTATTGAATATTTTGTTAAATGCAGAGGAAAAATATTCTTTCTTATTTAAAGAATAAATATTAGTCATATTTTTTATAAATTGTATTAAAAAAGATTGTGTATCAGCATTTTTACTCATAGAATCTTTATTTCTTTTTTGGATAATATCATAATACATAAAAGTAAATGCTATCAAAATCAACGTCAAAATAAGAACAGTGAAAAAAAGTAAAACATTAATGTTATAAAGGACGAATCCTATTCCCAAAAAAATTACAGTATTTAATATTACTGAAACAAAAGCTACATTTACTAAATTTCTAATATAATAAATATCATTAAATCTTGATATAATGTCACCATCATCCCTATTTTCAAAAAAATTAATAGGTAATTTTAATATTTTCCTGAAAAATTCTTTTGATATAGATTGATCTAATTTTATTGCAGCCTTATTAATTATGTAAGTTCTTAAATAATCAAATGCATTACTTAAAAAATTGATTCCTAAAAAAATCAAAGTAAATTCTAACAATAGGTAATCATAATTGTGAGGAATAATCTCATCTATTACGAGTTTAAAGAAGAATGAGTTACTAATTGAAAATAAAACAAACAAAATAGATAAACATAAGACAAATGAGATACTTAATTTATTATTTTTAATCAATTCCCTGAAAAATTTCTGATGATAACTTGTTTTTTTATCAGAATTACTATTTTTAGATTCAATTAGAAGAAATATGCCTGTAGTATGTTTTTTAAATTCATCAATAGTAATTGTAGATATTTTATCGTTACCCGGGTCACTTATTACCAATTTATTTTTCTTCCGTTTATAAATAATTATATAGTGACCTTCATAAGATTCATTGACCTGTTTATTTATTAAAGCTATACAAGGTCCTTCAATATGCTTTAGTGCCTCTTCAATATCTTCTTTATTTATCTCAACAGCTTTACAAGAAAAATTATTAACTTGACTAAATAACGCTAACAAATCTTTTAAATCATATCCATTTTTATAAGTAACTTGATCCCTAAGATAATTAATACCATGATGCAAATGATAATATTTAAAAATAGATGCTACACAAGCAATTCCACAATCATATTCTTCTTGTTGTTTTGTATGTACGTATTTCATTTCATTATCACCTTTATGTAATATTATATTTTAGTAATTTTATATTTTCATATTTTATAAAAGCCGATTTCAAAATCCTTCTTCTTTGAATAGAATTTTGAAATCGGTTACAAGAATGTTTATAGAGAAATTAAATCATTATATATATATAAATGAAAATTAAGTTTTCTAGAATCTACTATGATATTTTACCTTTTAAGGGTACTATATATACTACAATAAAACTATATTAATTCATCCGTATACCTTATAACCACTCTCGATAGCAATATTGATCAAACAAGCCACACGCTTTGAAATTTTTTAATATACATTGATTCAGCAAACTTTTACAATTCGGTCCCGCTCCTCCACCATCATGGATTACTGTTTCATTTTTAGAATCAACTCCTCCAACATGTTTTGTTAATTCTTCTGCTTTTAATTCACGTATAAACTTATTCATTTAAAATCCTCCTGAAAATATTTATTTTTAAAAATACATTAACAAAACTGATCGAACAGGCCACATGATTTGAAATTTTTCAAAATACATGACTGAGCTAACCTTCTACAATTTGGACCCGCTCCTCCGCCATCGTGGATTACTGTTTCATTTGTAGGATCAATTCCTCCAACATGCTTTGTTAGCTCTTCTGTTTTTAGTTCACGTATAAATTTGTTCACCTGTATTCCTCCTAAAAACAATTGATTTTTAAATGTATTAACAAAATTGGTTAAATAGGGTGCACGATTTGAAATTATTCATCATACATGAAGTAGATAACCTTCTACAATTGGGTCCTGCTCCTCCACCATCATGGATTACTGTTTCATTTGTAGGATCAATTCCTCCAACATGCTTTGTTAGCTCTTCTGTTTTTAGTTCACGTATAAATTTGTTCACTTGTATTACTCCTTTGTTAACTTGCTAAATACATAAATTAAGATCTACAAAACTGCGTCCATAAATTACATTGAGATATATACTTCATTTGACATCCCAGTAATAACATCTTACAATTGGGTCCTGCTCCTCCGCCATCATGGATTACTGTTTCATTTGTAGGATCAATTCCTCCAACATGCTTTGTTAGCTCTTCTGTTTTTAGTTCACGTATAAATTTGTTCATCTGTATTCCTCCTTTTTTACTTGCTAAATATATAAATTAAGATCTACAAAAATCATACCATAATTGACATAATCCCCAATCCTTAGCTCGACATCCTACAAATAACACCTTACAATTAGGTCCTACTCCTCCGCCATCATGGATTACTGTTTCATTTTTAGGATCAATTCCTCCAACATGCTCTGTTAGTTCTTCTGTTTTTAGTTCACGTATAAATTTGTTCATCTGTATCCCTCACTTAAAGTTTTTTTATTACATTAATTACAATAAATTACTATTTTCCGAATGTCAACACCAATATAAAAAATTTTAAGAATATTCAAATGTTCAGAATATATCACTGATAGCGTTTTATAATAAACGAAAATTAAATCATTATTTTTCTCATTAAAAAGGACATTTGATAGTAGTAGTTGAAAACAATGAAAACAAATCATTTTAAGGAGATATATTTTATGTACTTTACAAAAAAGATTATATTAATTTTTCTACAAATTATTTTAACTGCTTTAGGAATTGTTTTTATTTGCTGTCTACCAAAATTGTTTTTGAATACATCTCAAAACAAAGGGGAATTAATTATATTAGAATTAAATTGGTTAGGATATATTGATTATATAAAAAAAGTGATTCATTCCCTACTAGACCCATTTCATTTAACATATGAAATTTATGGAATTAAACGCTTATTACTACCCAATTTACTAGAGTCATATTTTTATACCTTAACTATTATAATTTCAGCTTTTTTTATTGCTGTATTTTTATCAATATTTTTAGCGAATTTCACATTCTATTTACCAAAAAGAATCCAATCTATAATTTCAAAAAGTTTGAGCACCATAGAAGCTATACCTGACTTATTTTTAATAATATCTGTACAATTAATCATTATTTCAATATATAAAAATACGAATTGGCTTATTACTATCCCCTTTTCTACAATAACTAATAAAACATACTTTTTACCTATTGCAACTCTTTCAATTTTGCCAACGGTTTATCTTTATAAGATAAATTTACTTAACTATAAAAATGA contains the following coding sequences:
- a CDS encoding thioredoxin family protein, translated to MSKKILFSSLVILISIGSLFFIFTSKDLDKPNYTNIDMKEYKGKINTKDNFYIYVYKTSCTACQTTKPSLNEVIKEDKKKVFAINMESEENMDIEFLKKNNIQKTPTLLKYKNGEEMNRVEGIQSKSELKSFLAE
- a CDS encoding ABC transporter permease subunit; the protein is MYFTKKIILIFLQIILTALGIVFICCLPKLFLNTSQNKGELIILELNWLGYIDYIKKVIHSLLDPFHLTYEIYGIKRLLLPNLLESYFYTLTIIISAFFIAVFLSIFLANFTFYLPKRIQSIISKSLSTIEAIPDLFLIISVQLIIISIYKNTNWLITIPFSTITNKTYFLPIATLSILPTVYLYKINLLNYKNEMSNSYIDLAIAKGLKHFYILKHHVLRNALISIFYNAKSIMLLIVSNSIILEFLFNSFGLFRFLISHQNPEIISIGILLLMIPFYFLFEIIKLIIEERRHLYDKKII
- a CDS encoding peptidase domain-containing ABC transporter — its product is MKYVHTKQQEEYDCGIACVASIFKYYHLHHGINYLRDQVTYKNGYDLKDLLALFSQVNNFSCKAVEINKEDIEEALKHIEGPCIALINKQVNESYEGHYIIIYKRKKNKLVISDPGNDKISTITIDEFKKHTTGIFLLIESKNSNSDKKTSYHQKFFRELIKNNKLSISFVLCLSILFVLFSISNSFFFKLVIDEIIPHNYDYLLLEFTLIFLGINFLSNAFDYLRTYIINKAAIKLDQSISKEFFRKILKLPINFFENRDDGDIISRFNDIYYIRNLVNVAFVSVILNTVIFLGIGFVLYNINVLLFFTVLILTLILIAFTFMYYDIIQKRNKDSMSKNADTQSFLIQFIKNMTNIYSLNKKEYFSSAFNKIFNRELNAALKEAVTITNNNGLKKLVQTSFSIILLYVGAKQIMADTISLGDLLFINSLTMFMLSSLTGLIELQGEIQKSLVAKDRLTDLMNYPVIQNKPQTDITRIKDISIDNLNFNINDHCIIKNVNMNISNNEKVILIGESGSGKTTFSKLLNKLYQTNASQIYINGVDINEINDNSLRKELIYLNENPFLFKNTIKENICMGEYFTEDEIIKACQIAQIYDVITSLPKGFNFVINDSNSNLSTGQKQRLCLARAILHKPSVLILDESLSNVDPDNFVKIYDALLGLNSIIIFITHNPEYITKYDKKFIFREKSIFEMQRELEKQLN